Proteins encoded by one window of uncultured Bacteroides sp.:
- a CDS encoding hemerythrin domain-containing protein: MMKPTENLMHDHEVIEIMLGIMKMIAEKINKHHEPDVEEMEGIIDFLRIFVDKCHHGKEEIIYFPELIEAGMSNINSPVAVMLFEHEVGRGYIKDIASSVERIKSRDRLAIDKLTESILNYVDLLENHIQKENNVLFPLGNKLLPVAKQEVLYKHFKVMEDNVINHDLRKHYDELLHHLEKKYLA, translated from the coding sequence ATGATGAAACCTACGGAAAATTTAATGCATGACCATGAGGTTATTGAAATTATGCTTGGAATTATGAAAATGATTGCTGAGAAAATAAATAAACATCATGAACCAGATGTCGAAGAAATGGAAGGTATTATTGACTTCCTGAGGATCTTTGTCGATAAATGCCATCATGGTAAAGAAGAAATCATTTACTTTCCAGAACTTATAGAGGCTGGGATGTCAAATATAAACAGTCCGGTAGCCGTTATGTTATTTGAACATGAAGTGGGTAGAGGATATATTAAAGACATAGCTTCATCTGTTGAGAGAATTAAGAGCAGAGATAGATTGGCTATAGATAAGTTAACTGAGTCAATACTGAATTATGTGGATTTATTGGAAAATCATATTCAGAAAGAAAATAATGTATTGTTCCCATTAGGGAATAAATTGTTGCCGGTAGCTAAACAGGAAGTCCTGTATAAACATTTTAAAGTTATGGAAGATAATGTAATTAACCATGATCTTCGCAAGCATTATGATGAGTTGCTGCATCACTTGGAAAAGAAATATCTGGCTTGA
- a CDS encoding aldose epimerase family protein, which yields MRYKKIILLLLAAVLLSAASGYCQKPTLSGLNAKDFEANVNGQFTHLYVLKNSRGMEVCITNYGARVVSIMVPNRRGKMEDVVCGYSNINDYMVNKQNFGATIGRYAGRILNSTFTIDSVRYHLTPNTGAHSAHGGDPGFAARIWNAEKVSKNVLCLSYLSPSGENGFPGNLAVKITYTLTNKNELDIRYEASVTESPTVVNFTHHSFFNISGNLSTNVENQQLYVDADSFTPYDSLKCVTGEIASVIGTPFDFTSSHSIGERIDVNNPQLKVTGGYDHTFVLNAKGNDRRLAARIKDPQSGRVLEVYTNEPGLHIYTANGLKGNLIGKKGIAYPRRGAVCLETLHFADSPNKPQFPTTVLRPGKKYRSHCIYRFTVE from the coding sequence GTGAGATACAAAAAAATAATTCTTTTATTACTTGCCGCAGTTTTACTTTCTGCCGCATCAGGATACTGTCAGAAGCCAACTCTTTCCGGACTTAATGCCAAAGATTTTGAAGCAAATGTGAATGGTCAGTTTACTCATCTGTATGTTCTGAAGAACTCACGCGGGATGGAAGTCTGTATAACCAATTACGGTGCAAGGGTTGTTTCTATCATGGTTCCCAATCGCAGGGGAAAGATGGAAGATGTGGTGTGCGGCTATTCAAATATCAATGATTATATGGTCAATAAACAGAACTTCGGAGCAACCATTGGGCGCTATGCTGGTCGTATTCTCAATTCCACTTTTACAATAGACTCTGTTCGGTATCATTTAACGCCAAATACCGGTGCTCATTCCGCTCACGGTGGCGATCCTGGTTTCGCTGCCAGAATATGGAATGCAGAAAAGGTTAGTAAGAATGTACTTTGTCTCAGTTATCTGTCACCTTCCGGCGAAAATGGTTTTCCAGGTAATCTGGCGGTAAAAATCACCTATACCCTGACCAATAAGAATGAACTCGATATCCGTTATGAGGCATCTGTTACCGAAAGCCCTACAGTTGTAAATTTCACTCATCATTCTTTCTTTAATATATCGGGCAATCTCAGTACAAATGTCGAGAATCAGCAGTTATACGTTGATGCCGACAGTTTTACTCCGTATGATTCTCTGAAATGCGTCACTGGTGAAATAGCTTCCGTGATTGGCACTCCATTTGATTTTACCTCTTCTCATTCTATTGGCGAACGTATTGATGTCAATAACCCTCAACTGAAAGTAACCGGAGGGTATGATCATACCTTTGTGCTCAATGCGAAAGGAAACGACCGCCGTTTAGCAGCCAGAATAAAAGATCCGCAGAGCGGGCGTGTTCTTGAGGTTTATACCAATGAACCAGGTTTGCATATTTACACAGCCAACGGGCTAAAGGGCAATCTCATTGGCAAAAAAGGAATCGCATATCCTCGTCGAGGAGCCGTTTGTTTGGAAACTCTTCACTTTGCAGATAGTCCCAATAAACCTCAATTCCCAACTACCGTACTTCGTCCGGGTAAAAAGTATCGCAGCCATTGCATTTATCGATTTACAGTGGAATAA
- a CDS encoding DUF1573 domain-containing protein, which produces MKKTLFLLMLLFLGVTYASAEKQAEITFDKTSHDFGTFSEDHPKVRCVFTFTNTGDAPLVIFQAVASCGCTIPDYTREPIMPGKKGTIEVTYNGTGKYPGEFKKSISVRSNAKLELVRLYIKGQMTPKTTKTANN; this is translated from the coding sequence ATGAAAAAGACATTATTCTTATTGATGCTCCTCTTCTTAGGAGTTACGTATGCTTCTGCTGAAAAGCAAGCAGAAATTACATTCGACAAAACAAGTCACGATTTTGGTACATTCTCAGAAGATCATCCAAAAGTGAGATGTGTATTCACTTTTACTAATACAGGAGATGCACCATTAGTTATTTTCCAAGCTGTAGCTTCTTGCGGATGTACTATTCCAGACTACACCAGAGAGCCAATTATGCCGGGAAAGAAAGGAACCATTGAGGTTACTTATAATGGAACAGGTAAATATCCTGGTGAGTTTAAGAAAAGCATATCAGTACGAAGTAACGCAAAACTGGAGTTGGTAAGACTTTATATTAAAGGTCAGATGACTCCAAAAACAACAAAAACCGCAAATAATTAA
- a CDS encoding MFS transporter, whose amino-acid sequence MNANTPVKLWTKNFMWAYVSNFLLFVSLYMFLPILPMYLVGKFPSITIGQAGIVLALFAGAMFIVGPFYSYIIDTYKRKYVCMYSFLAVIAIVGGYSVIGSVMWLAVLRVIQGALFGITTATSSTVAIDITPTTRRSQGNINFNWAGRLGMAFGPMIGLLFYSYSNLTTVLYASIALGVTGSVCMAMIKVHFRAPIGTKIFSTDRFLLSRGWVAAGNLVLISIIFGMLIATINVYAAMVNLQYVIISFFGAIGIGFILAIIANRIVFAEADFRARIVSGLILIIISLLLLNTHYEEVSLITSGVLIGLGFGLAASDFLVIFVNLSEHCQRGTANTSYLLAWEVGVGIGVALGCNLLEIGSYMLVFQVGIVFAVIALLYFLLFTTRHFARHKMK is encoded by the coding sequence ATGAATGCAAATACTCCTGTGAAGTTGTGGACTAAAAACTTTATGTGGGCATACGTCAGCAATTTCCTGCTTTTCGTGTCGCTTTACATGTTTCTGCCAATACTTCCTATGTATCTGGTGGGTAAGTTTCCTTCTATAACAATTGGGCAGGCAGGAATAGTGCTTGCACTATTTGCGGGAGCCATGTTTATTGTAGGCCCTTTCTACAGTTATATAATTGATACATACAAACGTAAATACGTTTGTATGTATTCCTTTTTGGCTGTTATCGCCATTGTGGGAGGATACTCCGTGATAGGAAGCGTGATGTGGCTGGCTGTGCTTAGGGTTATCCAGGGAGCATTGTTTGGTATTACAACAGCAACCAGCAGTACCGTGGCCATTGATATAACTCCCACAACCAGAAGAAGTCAGGGGAATATCAATTTCAATTGGGCAGGGCGTCTGGGTATGGCTTTTGGACCTATGATCGGATTGTTATTCTATAGCTATTCCAATCTGACAACAGTGCTTTATGCATCCATTGCTTTAGGTGTAACCGGCTCTGTTTGTATGGCAATGATTAAAGTTCATTTTCGTGCTCCTATAGGAACTAAGATATTTTCCACAGACCGTTTTCTTCTTTCCCGAGGATGGGTGGCTGCAGGTAATCTTGTTCTTATTTCTATCATTTTTGGAATGCTTATAGCAACTATTAATGTATATGCTGCCATGGTTAATCTGCAGTATGTTATAATCAGCTTCTTCGGAGCCATAGGTATAGGATTTATTCTGGCAATAATAGCCAACCGAATTGTCTTTGCTGAGGCTGATTTTCGTGCGCGTATTGTGAGCGGACTCATTCTTATCATTATTTCCCTATTACTGCTAAATACACATTACGAAGAGGTATCTTTGATAACTTCGGGTGTACTTATCGGTCTGGGATTTGGATTAGCAGCTTCAGATTTCCTTGTGATATTTGTAAACCTGTCCGAGCATTGTCAGCGAGGAACGGCTAATACCAGTTATTTGCTGGCATGGGAGGTAGGAGTAGGAATAGGAGTTGCCTTAGGATGCAATTTACTTGAAATAGGTTCTTATATGCTTGTTTTCCAAGTTGGTATAGTGTTTGCCGTAATTGCCTTGCTGTACTTTCTGTTATTTACAACAAGGCATTTTGCTCGGCATAAAATGAAATAA
- the panB gene encoding 3-methyl-2-oxobutanoate hydroxymethyltransferase: MAGYISEDTRKVTTHRLIEMKQRGEKISMLTSYDYTMAKIVDGAGIDVILVGDSASNTMAGNVTTLPITLDQMIYHGKSVVRGVNRAMVVVDMPFGSYQGNSLEGLASAIRIMKESLADALKLEGGEEILETVHRILSAGIPVMGHLGLMPQSINKYGTYTVRAKDNVEAEKLVRDAHLLEEAGCFAIVLEKIPAVLAERVARELTIPIIGIGAGGKVDGQVLVIQDMLGMSQGFSPKFLRRYADLHTVMTEAIGQYVTDVKSSDFPNENEQY, encoded by the coding sequence ATGGCTGGATACATTTCTGAAGATACAAGAAAGGTGACTACTCACCGTCTTATCGAAATGAAACAAAGAGGAGAGAAGATTTCAATGCTTACCTCCTATGACTATACCATGGCAAAGATTGTTGATGGCGCAGGTATTGACGTAATATTGGTTGGCGACTCAGCATCAAACACCATGGCTGGAAACGTAACAACGTTGCCTATCACACTTGATCAGATGATTTATCACGGTAAATCTGTTGTTCGCGGTGTGAACCGTGCAATGGTTGTTGTTGATATGCCTTTCGGTTCATACCAAGGGAATTCGCTTGAGGGACTTGCTTCGGCAATCCGTATCATGAAGGAGTCTCTTGCTGATGCGCTGAAGCTTGAAGGTGGTGAAGAGATTCTTGAAACTGTTCATCGTATTCTTTCTGCCGGAATTCCTGTTATGGGACACCTGGGATTAATGCCTCAATCAATCAATAAATACGGTACATATACAGTACGCGCTAAGGATAATGTTGAAGCAGAAAAATTGGTTCGCGATGCTCACTTACTGGAAGAAGCAGGATGCTTTGCCATTGTTCTTGAGAAAATTCCTGCTGTACTGGCAGAACGTGTAGCTAGAGAGCTGACTATTCCTATTATCGGAATCGGAGCAGGTGGAAAAGTTGACGGTCAGGTGCTGGTTATTCAGGATATGTTGGGAATGAGTCAGGGGTTCAGCCCTAAGTTCCTTCGTCGCTACGCCGATCTTCACACAGTGATGACCGAAGCTATCGGACAATACGTGACGGATGTTAAGAGTTCTGACTTCCCTAACGAGAACGAACAATATTAA
- a CDS encoding HAD family phosphatase, translated as MKESKTIAALFDFDGVVMDTETQYSIFWGEQGRKYHPELPGFDRLIKGQTLVQIYDKYFAGMEEAQDQIRKDLDLFEMNMTYDYIPGVLNFIDDLKKHDVKLAVVTSSNIKKMENVYRSHPELPQLFDTIVTANQFKESKPNPECFILGSEILGATPQDSYVFEDSFHGLKAGNAAGSTVIGLATTNSREAIEGKAHYIIDDFKGFTFEKLIEVKA; from the coding sequence ATGAAAGAATCTAAAACAATAGCCGCTCTTTTCGATTTTGACGGTGTGGTAATGGATACTGAAACCCAATACAGTATATTCTGGGGAGAGCAGGGACGTAAATATCATCCTGAACTTCCAGGCTTCGATAGGCTGATTAAAGGCCAGACCCTGGTTCAGATATACGATAAGTATTTTGCCGGAATGGAAGAAGCGCAGGATCAGATACGCAAGGATCTCGATCTTTTTGAGATGAATATGACTTATGACTATATTCCCGGTGTACTCAACTTTATTGACGACCTGAAGAAACACGATGTAAAACTGGCCGTTGTAACAAGTTCCAATATTAAAAAGATGGAGAATGTGTATCGTTCGCATCCGGAATTGCCCCAGCTGTTTGATACCATTGTAACTGCTAATCAGTTTAAGGAATCAAAGCCCAATCCTGAATGTTTTATCCTGGGTTCTGAAATACTTGGTGCCACTCCCCAAGATAGTTACGTGTTCGAGGACTCCTTCCACGGTCTGAAAGCCGGTAATGCTGCCGGATCAACCGTTATCGGACTGGCAACAACAAACTCTCGCGAGGCAATAGAAGGAAAAGCTCATTATATTATTGACGATTTCAAAGGCTTCACTTTTGAGAAACTCATAGAAGTAAAAGCATAA
- a CDS encoding MATE family efflux transporter has translation MSVKNNPHILGTESIGKLLLQYSIPAIIGMTVTSLYNIIDSIFIGHGVGAIAISGLAISFPLMNLVIAFCTLVGTGGATISSIRLGQKDLAGATEVLGTVLMLCIINSVLFGGLFLLFLDPILIFFGASATTLPYARDFMQVILLGTPISYTMISLNNVMRATGYPKKAMLSSMITVVANIILAPIFIFHFQWGIRGAALATIISQSIGMVWVLHHFLNKENYVHFQKGFHVVRIRIVKNIFSIGMAPFLMNVCACGIVIVINNILQKSGGDMAIGAYGIINRVLMLFVMIIMGLTMGMQPIIGYNYGANLQNRVTRTLKLGILSGTIINSVGFIACVFFPNAISSMFTSEQSLIDIAATGLRISVLAFPIVSSQIVISNFFQSIGQAKISIFMSLSRQLLYLLPCLLFFPHLFGTTGVWWSMVTSDFLAFVTAIFILVYHFRRVAKNQQPVV, from the coding sequence ATGTCTGTTAAGAACAACCCTCACATTCTCGGAACCGAGAGCATTGGTAAATTATTGCTTCAGTATTCAATCCCGGCTATTATCGGGATGACAGTGACCTCACTTTATAACATTATAGATAGTATATTCATTGGCCACGGTGTGGGTGCGATAGCTATCTCGGGGCTTGCCATATCCTTCCCGCTGATGAACCTTGTCATCGCTTTCTGTACGCTGGTGGGAACCGGAGGAGCCACTATTTCTTCCATCCGCCTTGGGCAGAAAGACCTTGCCGGAGCCACAGAGGTACTGGGAACTGTGCTTATGCTTTGCATTATTAACTCCGTTCTTTTCGGCGGACTGTTCCTTTTGTTTCTGGATCCTATCCTTATATTCTTCGGGGCAAGTGCAACAACGCTGCCTTATGCGCGTGACTTTATGCAGGTAATCCTGCTGGGTACACCAATATCATACACAATGATAAGTCTGAATAACGTAATGCGCGCCACCGGTTATCCAAAGAAGGCCATGCTATCGTCTATGATTACCGTTGTTGCAAATATAATCCTTGCTCCTATATTTATTTTCCATTTCCAATGGGGAATCCGTGGTGCTGCTCTGGCCACAATCATCTCACAATCCATCGGGATGGTATGGGTGCTTCACCATTTTCTGAATAAAGAAAACTATGTTCACTTCCAGAAAGGCTTTCACGTAGTAAGAATCCGGATTGTGAAGAATATCTTTTCTATTGGGATGGCTCCGTTCCTGATGAATGTCTGCGCATGCGGAATAGTTATCGTGATAAACAATATCCTACAAAAAAGCGGCGGCGACATGGCAATTGGTGCGTATGGCATTATAAACCGTGTGCTTATGCTTTTCGTGATGATTATTATGGGACTCACCATGGGTATGCAGCCAATCATTGGATATAATTATGGAGCCAATCTGCAAAATAGGGTAACGCGTACATTAAAGTTGGGCATTCTTTCGGGAACCATCATTAATAGTGTAGGTTTCATCGCCTGTGTATTCTTTCCTAATGCCATATCTTCCATGTTCACCAGCGAACAATCATTGATTGATATTGCTGCTACCGGTTTGCGTATCTCCGTTCTTGCATTCCCTATCGTGTCTAGTCAGATTGTAATCTCTAACTTTTTCCAGAGTATAGGGCAGGCAAAGATAAGTATATTCATGTCGCTCTCAAGGCAACTCCTTTATCTGCTTCCTTGTTTGCTATTTTTCCCGCATCTGTTTGGGACCACCGGAGTGTGGTGGAGCATGGTGACATCAGATTTTCTGGCATTCGTTACAGCCATATTTATATTGGTTTATCATTTCAGGAGAGTAGCTAAAAATCAGCAGCCTGTAGTCTAA
- a CDS encoding Crp/Fnr family transcriptional regulator: MISILLENPLFKGTTPDELSRNFEGVNYQIKSFRKGDILAFQGDVCNKLVILLKGSVRGEMIDYSGKLIKIEDISAPRALAPLFLFGTENKFPVEVTANEEVEALFIPKESVLLLFQRNKRFLENYMNTSANYAKTLSDKLFFLSFKNIKQKLASYILRLSATADDKVVMDRSQQEMADYFGVSRPSLARELSHMQNEGLISVDRKHIRILKKEKLKELIR, from the coding sequence ATGATCAGCATCCTGTTAGAAAATCCGCTCTTTAAGGGAACTACCCCCGATGAACTCTCCCGAAATTTCGAGGGAGTGAATTATCAGATAAAGAGTTTCAGGAAGGGAGACATTCTCGCCTTTCAGGGTGATGTGTGCAATAAGTTGGTCATTCTTCTGAAAGGAAGTGTACGTGGAGAGATGATTGATTACTCGGGTAAGCTGATAAAGATAGAAGATATCTCCGCCCCTCGTGCCCTTGCTCCTCTTTTCCTTTTCGGTACCGAGAATAAGTTTCCCGTTGAAGTTACTGCCAATGAAGAGGTAGAGGCTTTGTTTATTCCTAAAGAGAGTGTATTGTTACTCTTCCAGCGCAATAAACGTTTTCTGGAAAACTATATGAATACCTCGGCAAACTATGCCAAGACTCTTTCTGATAAGCTTTTCTTTCTATCCTTTAAAAACATCAAACAGAAACTAGCATCATATATTCTTCGTCTATCTGCTACCGCTGACGATAAAGTCGTTATGGACCGTTCACAACAGGAGATGGCCGATTACTTCGGTGTGTCTCGTCCGTCACTTGCCCGCGAACTTTCGCACATGCAGAATGAAGGACTTATATCGGTAGACCGAAAACATATCCGCATTCTTAAAAAGGAAAAGCTGAAAGAGCTGATCCGATAA
- the hcp gene encoding hydroxylamine reductase: MSMFCFQCQEASKGTGCTLSGVCGKTPEVANTQDLLLFVVRGVAVYNQELRKAGKPSSQADKFVFDGLFMTITNANFDKQAIINKIKEGLALKKELAKQVSLPNPPDECTWDGNESEFEEKAKTVGVLRTQDEDIRSLKELVHYGIKGMAAYVEHAWNLDNENADIFAFMQHALAEITRNDITVNELIALTLETGKYGVDAMAQLDAANTGHYGNPELSEVNIGVGKNPGILISGHDLKDLEELLQQTKGTGVDVYTHSEMLPAHYYPELKKHKHLVGNYGNAWWKQKEEFETFNGPVLFTTNCIVPPTKNATYTDRIYTTGASGLEGATHIPARVNGQPKDFSAIIAHAKTCQPPTEIETGKIVGGFAHAQVLALADKVVDAVKSGAISKFFVMAGCDGRMKSRSYYTEFAEKLPNDTVILTAGCAKYRYNKLPLGDINGIPRVLDAGQCNDSYSLAVIAMKLKEVFELEDINDLPIIYNIAWYEQKAVIVLLALLHLGVKKIHLGPTLPAFLSPNVTKVLVENFGIGGISTADEDIAAFLA; encoded by the coding sequence ATGAGTATGTTCTGTTTTCAATGTCAGGAAGCTTCAAAAGGTACCGGGTGTACTTTGAGTGGTGTTTGTGGAAAAACTCCCGAGGTAGCTAATACGCAAGACCTTCTTCTGTTTGTGGTACGTGGTGTTGCGGTTTACAACCAGGAATTACGCAAGGCTGGCAAGCCTTCCTCTCAGGCTGATAAGTTTGTGTTCGACGGATTATTTATGACCATTACCAATGCAAACTTTGATAAGCAGGCTATTATCAATAAGATTAAAGAAGGACTTGCCCTGAAAAAAGAGTTGGCTAAGCAAGTATCTCTTCCAAATCCTCCTGACGAATGTACATGGGATGGCAATGAAAGTGAGTTCGAGGAAAAAGCAAAGACCGTTGGTGTGCTTCGTACTCAGGATGAAGACATCCGTTCATTGAAAGAACTTGTACATTATGGCATCAAAGGTATGGCTGCTTACGTGGAACATGCCTGGAATCTGGACAATGAAAATGCAGACATCTTTGCATTCATGCAACACGCTCTCGCAGAAATTACAAGAAACGATATTACCGTTAATGAGCTTATCGCATTAACTCTGGAAACTGGTAAGTATGGTGTTGATGCAATGGCACAGCTTGATGCTGCCAACACCGGTCATTACGGAAATCCGGAGTTGTCTGAAGTAAACATCGGCGTAGGCAAGAATCCTGGAATCTTAATCAGCGGACACGACCTAAAAGACCTTGAAGAACTTCTGCAACAGACTAAAGGAACAGGTGTTGATGTGTATACTCATAGCGAAATGCTTCCTGCACACTACTATCCTGAATTGAAAAAGCACAAGCACCTGGTAGGTAACTATGGTAACGCATGGTGGAAACAAAAAGAGGAATTCGAAACATTCAACGGTCCGGTTCTCTTTACAACCAACTGTATTGTGCCTCCTACTAAGAACGCTACATATACAGACCGCATCTATACAACAGGAGCCAGCGGACTTGAAGGAGCTACTCACATTCCGGCACGCGTCAATGGCCAACCAAAAGACTTCTCTGCTATTATTGCACACGCTAAAACCTGTCAGCCTCCTACAGAGATTGAGACAGGAAAGATTGTTGGTGGATTTGCACACGCACAGGTTCTTGCTTTGGCCGATAAAGTTGTGGATGCCGTTAAGAGCGGAGCTATCAGTAAATTCTTTGTAATGGCCGGTTGCGACGGAAGAATGAAGAGCCGCAGTTACTATACCGAGTTTGCAGAGAAACTTCCTAACGATACAGTGATCCTGACTGCCGGTTGTGCAAAATACCGTTATAACAAACTTCCACTGGGAGACATCAATGGAATTCCTCGCGTGCTCGATGCCGGACAATGTAACGACAGTTATTCATTAGCTGTAATCGCAATGAAGCTGAAAGAAGTATTTGAACTTGAAGATATAAACGATCTTCCTATCATCTACAACATTGCATGGTACGAACAGAAGGCGGTAATTGTATTGCTTGCACTGCTTCATTTGGGAGTGAAGAAGATTCACCTTGGTCCTACTCTTCCTGCATTTCTTTCACCAAACGTAACAAAAGTGTTGGTTGAGAACTTTGGAATTGGTGGAATCAGCACTGCAGATGAAGACATTGCAGCGTTCCTTGCATAA
- a CDS encoding pyridoxamine 5'-phosphate oxidase family protein yields MFAEIRRKERKMEPQQVREALESGEYGTLSMCGINGYAYGVPLNYVLEDNHLYFHCAVEGEKLRNLSENNKVSFCVVGKAQVVAKEFTTAYQSIIAFGKATFISSEDEIRRAMLLLVKKYSPEYQETGEKYINQAIKRIQVIRLDIEHLTGKSNRIV; encoded by the coding sequence ATGTTTGCAGAAATAAGAAGAAAAGAGAGGAAAATGGAGCCTCAACAAGTAAGAGAAGCACTTGAAAGCGGAGAGTACGGAACATTATCTATGTGTGGAATCAATGGATACGCGTATGGCGTGCCACTAAACTATGTACTTGAAGATAACCACCTCTATTTTCATTGTGCAGTTGAGGGAGAAAAGCTTAGAAACCTGAGTGAGAATAATAAAGTGAGCTTTTGTGTAGTAGGAAAAGCGCAGGTTGTAGCCAAGGAATTCACCACTGCTTATCAAAGTATTATCGCGTTTGGTAAAGCCACCTTTATATCTTCCGAAGATGAAATTCGACGTGCCATGCTGTTACTGGTAAAAAAATACTCTCCAGAGTACCAGGAAACAGGAGAAAAATATATTAATCAGGCAATTAAACGAATTCAGGTGATAAGACTAGACATTGAGCACCTCACTGGAAAGTCCAATAGAATCGTCTGA
- a CDS encoding AMP-binding protein, producing the protein MKQQDCFIKYIEQSIIKNWDSNALTDYNGETFQYKDVARKIAKIHLLFEEAGINKGDKVAVCGRNSSFWAVAVLATITYRAVAVPVLHEFKADNIHNIVNHSEARFMFVGDQVWENLNEEHMPNLEGIIVLNTFDLVVSRSEKLSYAHEHLNALYGKKYPCNFRPHDISYQKDKPEELAVINYTSGTTGFSKGVMLPYRSLSSNVEYCWEKHPIGPGDKLVGILPMGHIFGMVYDFLYGICAGAHVYYLTRMPSPKIIAQSFSEIKPKLISCVPLIVEKIIKKNILPRFDNKVNKILLQLPIVNEKLKASIRQEAMDAFGGNFSEIIIGGAPLNGGIESLLRTINFPYTIAYGMTECGPIIASSHWSDLNQKSCGKAASRMEAAVVSENPESTPGELICKGENMMLGYYKNEEATSGVIDENGWLHTGDMAVMDSEGNISIKGRCKNLLMNASGQNIYPEEVESILNNMPYVAESIIVMQNSKLVALIYPDFDDAFANGLSNEDIEKVMETNRFSLNQQLPAYSQISKMKLHPEEFEKTAKKSIKRFMYQDIEE; encoded by the coding sequence ATGAAACAACAAGACTGCTTTATAAAATATATAGAGCAAAGCATTATCAAGAACTGGGATTCAAACGCCCTGACTGACTATAACGGAGAGACATTTCAATATAAAGACGTAGCAAGAAAGATAGCAAAAATTCACCTTCTATTTGAAGAAGCCGGCATTAATAAGGGAGACAAAGTAGCCGTATGCGGTAGAAATAGCTCTTTCTGGGCGGTGGCCGTGCTGGCAACAATCACTTACAGAGCAGTTGCCGTACCGGTTCTTCACGAATTCAAAGCAGACAACATACACAATATAGTAAACCACTCAGAAGCACGCTTCATGTTTGTGGGAGATCAGGTGTGGGAAAACCTGAATGAAGAGCATATGCCAAATCTGGAAGGTATTATTGTGCTCAACACATTTGATCTTGTTGTGTCTCGTTCTGAGAAGTTAAGCTATGCACACGAGCATCTGAATGCGCTTTACGGCAAAAAATACCCGTGCAACTTCCGTCCGCACGATATCTCTTACCAGAAAGACAAGCCGGAAGAGCTTGCCGTAATCAACTATACCTCGGGAACCACAGGTTTCTCTAAGGGAGTGATGCTTCCTTACCGCAGTCTTTCATCAAACGTGGAATATTGCTGGGAAAAGCACCCGATTGGTCCGGGAGACAAGCTGGTGGGTATTCTACCAATGGGACATATCTTCGGAATGGTATACGATTTCCTTTACGGTATATGTGCCGGAGCGCATGTTTATTACCTTACCCGCATGCCTTCACCCAAGATTATTGCTCAGTCATTCTCGGAAATCAAGCCAAAACTGATTTCCTGTGTGCCTCTTATTGTAGAAAAGATTATCAAGAAAAACATTCTTCCACGATTTGATAACAAAGTAAACAAGATTTTACTTCAGCTGCCTATCGTCAATGAAAAGCTTAAAGCATCAATCAGACAGGAAGCTATGGATGCCTTTGGCGGAAACTTCAGCGAAATTATCATTGGAGGTGCACCGCTGAATGGTGGAATTGAATCTTTGCTGAGAACAATCAATTTCCCATACACCATTGCATACGGTATGACCGAGTGCGGACCAATTATTGCATCCAGTCACTGGTCGGACTTAAACCAAAAAAGTTGTGGTAAAGCAGCTTCGCGTATGGAAGCGGCCGTTGTATCCGAGAATCCGGAAAGCACTCCGGGCGAACTTATTTGCAAGGGAGAAAACATGATGCTGGGTTACTACAAGAATGAAGAGGCAACCAGCGGAGTAATTGACGAGAATGGATGGCTGCACACCGGCGATATGGCGGTGATGGACAGTGAAGGAAACATCAGCATAAAGGGACGTTGCAAGAATCTTCTTATGAATGCTTCCGGCCAAAATATTTATCCTGAGGAGGTTGAATCAATACTCAACAATATGCCGTATGTGGCCGAATCAATTATTGTGATGCAAAACAGTAAACTGGTGGCATTAATTTATCCTGATTTTGATGATGCCTTTGCCAATGGCCTTAGCAACGAGGATATTGAGAAAGTAATGGAAACAAATCGTTTCTCACTGAATCAGCAATTACCTGCTTACTCTCAAATTTCGAAGATGAAACTGCATCCTGAGGAGTTTGAAAAAACAGCAAAGAAGAGTATCAAGCGATTTATGTACCAAGATATCGAAGAATAG